In the genome of Neofelis nebulosa isolate mNeoNeb1 chromosome 8, mNeoNeb1.pri, whole genome shotgun sequence, one region contains:
- the CS gene encoding citrate synthase, mitochondrial isoform X1: protein MALLTAAARLFGAKNASCLVLAARHASASPTNLKDILADLIPKEQARVKTFRQQHGKTVVGQITVDMMYGGMRGMKGLVYETSVLDPDEGIRFRGYSIPECQKLLPKAKGGEEPLPEGLFWLLVTGQIPTEEQVSWLSKEWAKRAALPSHVVTMLDNFPTNLHPMSQLSAAITALNSESNFARAYAEGINRTKYWELIYEDCMDLIAKLPCVAAKIYRNLYREGSSIGAIDSKLDWSHNFTNMLGYTDAQFTELMRLYLTIHSDHEGGNVSAHTSHLVGSALSDPYLSFAAAMNGLAGPLHGLANQEVLVWLTQLQKEVGKDVSDEKLRDYIWNTLNSGRVVPGYGHAVLRKTDPRYTCQREFALKHLPHDSMFKLVAQLYKIVPNVLLEQGKAKNPWPNVDAHSGVLLQYYGMTEMNYYTVLFGVSRALGVLAQLIWSRALGFPLERPKSMSTDGLMKFVDSKSG, encoded by the exons AATGCATCGTGTCTTGTTCTTGCTGCTCGGCATGCCAGTGCGTCCCCTACG AATTTGAAAGACATATTGGCAGATCTGATACCCAAGGAGCAAGCCAGAGTAAAGACCTTCAGGCAGCAACATGGCAAGACAGTAGTGGGTCAAATCACTGTGGACATG ATGTATGGTGGCATGAGAGGCATGAAGGGATTGGTATATGAAACATCAGTTCTTGATCCTGATGAG GGCATCCGTTTCCGAGGTTACAGTATCCCTGAATGCCAGAAACTGCTGCCCAAGGCTAAAGGGGGTGAAGAACCCCTGCCAGAGGGCTTATTTTGGTTGCTGGTAACTGGACAAATCCCAACAGAAGAACAG GTGTCTTGGCTTTCAAAAGAGTGGGCAAAGAGGGCAGCTCTACCTTCCCATGTGGTCACCATGCTAGACAACTTTCCCACCAATCTACATCCCATGTCTCAGCTCAGTGCAGCCATTACAGCCCTCAACAGTGAAAGCAACTTTGCCCGAGCATATGCAGAGGGTATCAACCGAACCAAGTACTGGGAG TTGATTTATGAAGATTGTATGGATCTTATCGCAAAGCTACCTTGTGTTGCAGCAAAGATCTACCGGAATCTCTATCGGGAGGGTAGCAGTATCGGGGCCATTGACTCTAAGCTGGACTGGTCCCATAATTTCACCAACATGTTAGGCTATACTGATGCTCAGTTCACTGAGCTCATGCGCTTGTACCTCACCATCCACAG TGACCATGAGGGAGGCAATGTAAGTGCCCATACCAGCCACTTGGTGGGCAGTGCCCTTTCAGACCCCTACCTGTCCTTTGCAGCAGCCATGAACGGGCTAGCAGGGCCCCTACATGGTTTAGCAAATCAG GAAGTACTTGTTTGGCTGACACAACTACAAAAAGAAGTTGGCAAAGATGTGTCAGATGAGAAGTTACGAGACTACATATGGAACACACTCAACTCAGGACGG GTTGTCCCAGGCTATGGCCATGCAGTACTAAGGAAGACTGATCCACGATATACCTGTCAGCGAGAGTTTGCTCTTAAACACCTGCCTCATGACTCCATGTTTAAGCTTGTTGCTCAGCTGTACAAGATTGTGCCCAATGTCCTGTTAGAGCAGGGCAAGGCCAAAAATCCTTGGCCCAATGTAGATGCTCACAGTGGGGTGCTGCTCCAG TACTACGGCATGACAGAGATGAATTACTACACAGTCCTGTTTGGGGTGTCACGGGCACTGGGCGTACTGGCACAGCTCATTTGGAGCCGAGCCCTAGGCTTCCCACTAGAGAGGCCCAAGTCAATGAGCACGGATGGTCTGATGAAGTTTGTGGACTCTAAGTCAGGGTAA
- the CS gene encoding citrate synthase, mitochondrial isoform X2, whose amino-acid sequence MHVNNVHILHTPNASCLVLAARHASASPTNLKDILADLIPKEQARVKTFRQQHGKTVVGQITVDMMYGGMRGMKGLVYETSVLDPDEGIRFRGYSIPECQKLLPKAKGGEEPLPEGLFWLLVTGQIPTEEQVSWLSKEWAKRAALPSHVVTMLDNFPTNLHPMSQLSAAITALNSESNFARAYAEGINRTKYWELIYEDCMDLIAKLPCVAAKIYRNLYREGSSIGAIDSKLDWSHNFTNMLGYTDAQFTELMRLYLTIHSDHEGGNVSAHTSHLVGSALSDPYLSFAAAMNGLAGPLHGLANQEVLVWLTQLQKEVGKDVSDEKLRDYIWNTLNSGRVVPGYGHAVLRKTDPRYTCQREFALKHLPHDSMFKLVAQLYKIVPNVLLEQGKAKNPWPNVDAHSGVLLQYYGMTEMNYYTVLFGVSRALGVLAQLIWSRALGFPLERPKSMSTDGLMKFVDSKSG is encoded by the exons AATGCATCGTGTCTTGTTCTTGCTGCTCGGCATGCCAGTGCGTCCCCTACG AATTTGAAAGACATATTGGCAGATCTGATACCCAAGGAGCAAGCCAGAGTAAAGACCTTCAGGCAGCAACATGGCAAGACAGTAGTGGGTCAAATCACTGTGGACATG ATGTATGGTGGCATGAGAGGCATGAAGGGATTGGTATATGAAACATCAGTTCTTGATCCTGATGAG GGCATCCGTTTCCGAGGTTACAGTATCCCTGAATGCCAGAAACTGCTGCCCAAGGCTAAAGGGGGTGAAGAACCCCTGCCAGAGGGCTTATTTTGGTTGCTGGTAACTGGACAAATCCCAACAGAAGAACAG GTGTCTTGGCTTTCAAAAGAGTGGGCAAAGAGGGCAGCTCTACCTTCCCATGTGGTCACCATGCTAGACAACTTTCCCACCAATCTACATCCCATGTCTCAGCTCAGTGCAGCCATTACAGCCCTCAACAGTGAAAGCAACTTTGCCCGAGCATATGCAGAGGGTATCAACCGAACCAAGTACTGGGAG TTGATTTATGAAGATTGTATGGATCTTATCGCAAAGCTACCTTGTGTTGCAGCAAAGATCTACCGGAATCTCTATCGGGAGGGTAGCAGTATCGGGGCCATTGACTCTAAGCTGGACTGGTCCCATAATTTCACCAACATGTTAGGCTATACTGATGCTCAGTTCACTGAGCTCATGCGCTTGTACCTCACCATCCACAG TGACCATGAGGGAGGCAATGTAAGTGCCCATACCAGCCACTTGGTGGGCAGTGCCCTTTCAGACCCCTACCTGTCCTTTGCAGCAGCCATGAACGGGCTAGCAGGGCCCCTACATGGTTTAGCAAATCAG GAAGTACTTGTTTGGCTGACACAACTACAAAAAGAAGTTGGCAAAGATGTGTCAGATGAGAAGTTACGAGACTACATATGGAACACACTCAACTCAGGACGG GTTGTCCCAGGCTATGGCCATGCAGTACTAAGGAAGACTGATCCACGATATACCTGTCAGCGAGAGTTTGCTCTTAAACACCTGCCTCATGACTCCATGTTTAAGCTTGTTGCTCAGCTGTACAAGATTGTGCCCAATGTCCTGTTAGAGCAGGGCAAGGCCAAAAATCCTTGGCCCAATGTAGATGCTCACAGTGGGGTGCTGCTCCAG TACTACGGCATGACAGAGATGAATTACTACACAGTCCTGTTTGGGGTGTCACGGGCACTGGGCGTACTGGCACAGCTCATTTGGAGCCGAGCCCTAGGCTTCCCACTAGAGAGGCCCAAGTCAATGAGCACGGATGGTCTGATGAAGTTTGTGGACTCTAAGTCAGGGTAA